Proteins co-encoded in one Cyprinus carpio isolate SPL01 chromosome B5, ASM1834038v1, whole genome shotgun sequence genomic window:
- the LOC109090452 gene encoding globoside alpha-1,3-N-acetylgalactosaminyltransferase 1-like isoform X1: protein MKYLQNANTFLLVLACLSLTGLVFLGYNSISFGYKEIRLCSNLTKEHQENPSLQSPQGLSYNQPRVVGLNGKVIAVTPWLAPIVWEGTFDSFLIDSIYKQQNITIATTVFALGKYTTFLKAFLESAEQNYFVGFRVHYYLFTDHPEQVPAVKLGEGRQLTVLKVASSNRWQEITLRRMEKLEKLIESRLVNEADYVFSLDVDTKFYGRWGAESLGRLISVIHPGYYQTSRKRFPYERRPESQAYIPAAEGDYYYGGAVIGGFVKDVYKVAKTCREQLDIDAANSIEAAWQEESHLNKYFLYNKPSKVLSPEYLWQDFKPHTNEVKIIRFSQVIKNYAAVRPNP from the exons ATGAAATACCTTCAAAATGCTAATACCTTTCTTCTTGTGTTGGCTTGCTTGTCACTAACTGg ACTCGTTTTTTTGGGCTACAACTCTATCTCATTtgg ATATAAAGAGATAAGATTATGCTCCAA CCTAACAAAAGAGCACCAGGAAAACCCAAGCTTGCAATCACCACAAGG gCTTTCATACAATCAGCCCAGAGTAGTTGG CCTCAATGGCAAAGTTATTGCCGTGACACCATGGTTAGCCCCAATTGTATGGGAAGGAACTTTTGATTCATTTCTGATTGATTCAAtctacaaacaacaaaacatcacCATTGCAACTACAGTCTTCGCTCTTggaaa atacaCAACGTTTCTTAAAGCTTTCCTGGAGTCCGCAGAGCAGAATTACTTTGTGGGATTTCGTGTGCATTATTACCTGTTCACCGATCATCCAGAACAGGTTCCTGCAGTGAAACTGGGTGAAGGTCGTCAACTGACGGTGTTGAAAGTGGCTAGTTCTAACAGATGGCAGGAGATCACTTTGCGTAGGATGGAAAAGCTGGAGAAACTGATCGAAAGTCGATTGGTCAATGAAGCCGACTATGTTTTCAGTCTTGATGTGGACACAAAGTTCTACGGGCGATGGGGGGCAGAGTCTTTGGGTCGTCTTATAAGTGTGATACATCCTGGTTACTATCAAACATCACGTAAACGTTTCCCATATGAGCGCAGGCCCGAGTCTCAAGCATACATTCCTGCTGCTGAGGGTGATTATTATTATGGAGGAGCTGTGATCGGTGGCTTTGTGAAAGATGTATATAAAGTTGCTAAAACCTGCCGGGAGCAGTTGGACATTGATGCAGCTAACTCCATTGAGGCTGCATGGCAGGAGGAGTCTCATTTGAACAAGTACTTCCTGTATAACAAACCCAGCAAGGTGCTCTCACCAGAATACCTGTGGCAGGACTTCAAACCTCACACAAATGAAGTCAAAATCATTCGCTTTTCTCAAGTTATTAAAAACTATGCCGCAGTACGTCCAAACCCATAA
- the LOC109090452 gene encoding globoside alpha-1,3-N-acetylgalactosaminyltransferase 1-like isoform X2 gives MKFQNTNTLLLVLTGISVTGLVFLGYNSISFGYKEIRLCSNLTKEHQENPSLQSPQGLSYNQPRVVGLNGKVIAVTPWLAPIVWEGTFDSFLIDSIYKQQNITIATTVFALGKYTTFLKAFLESAEQNYFVGFRVHYYLFTDHPEQVPAVKLGEGRQLTVLKVASSNRWQEITLRRMEKLEKLIESRLVNEADYVFSLDVDTKFYGRWGAESLGRLISVIHPGYYQTSRKRFPYERRPESQAYIPAAEGDYYYGGAVIGGFVKDVYKVAKTCREQLDIDAANSIEAAWQEESHLNKYFLYNKPSKVLSPEYLWQDFKPHTNEVKIIRFSQVIKNYAAVRPNP, from the exons ATGAAGTTTCAAAATACTAACACTTTACTTCTTGTGTTGACTGGCATCTCAGTTACTGG ACTCGTTTTTTTGGGCTACAACTCTATCTCATTtgg ATATAAAGAGATAAGATTATGCTCCAA CCTAACAAAAGAGCACCAGGAAAACCCAAGCTTGCAATCACCACAAGG gCTTTCATACAATCAGCCCAGAGTAGTTGG CCTCAATGGCAAAGTTATTGCCGTGACACCATGGTTAGCCCCAATTGTATGGGAAGGAACTTTTGATTCATTTCTGATTGATTCAAtctacaaacaacaaaacatcacCATTGCAACTACAGTCTTCGCTCTTggaaa atacaCAACGTTTCTTAAAGCTTTCCTGGAGTCCGCAGAGCAGAATTACTTTGTGGGATTTCGTGTGCATTATTACCTGTTCACCGATCATCCAGAACAGGTTCCTGCAGTGAAACTGGGTGAAGGTCGTCAACTGACGGTGTTGAAAGTGGCTAGTTCTAACAGATGGCAGGAGATCACTTTGCGTAGGATGGAAAAGCTGGAGAAACTGATCGAAAGTCGATTGGTCAATGAAGCCGACTATGTTTTCAGTCTTGATGTGGACACAAAGTTCTACGGGCGATGGGGGGCAGAGTCTTTGGGTCGTCTTATAAGTGTGATACATCCTGGTTACTATCAAACATCACGTAAACGTTTCCCATATGAGCGCAGGCCCGAGTCTCAAGCATACATTCCTGCTGCTGAGGGTGATTATTATTATGGAGGAGCTGTGATCGGTGGCTTTGTGAAAGATGTATATAAAGTTGCTAAAACCTGCCGGGAGCAGTTGGACATTGATGCAGCTAACTCCATTGAGGCTGCATGGCAGGAGGAGTCTCATTTGAACAAGTACTTCCTGTATAACAAACCCAGCAAGGTGCTCTCACCAGAATACCTGTGGCAGGACTTCAAACCTCACACAAATGAAGTCAAAATCATTCGCTTTTCTCAAGTTATTAAAAACTATGCCGCAGTACGTCCAAACCCATAA